From BD1-7 clade bacterium, a single genomic window includes:
- the mltF gene encoding Membrane-bound lytic murein transglycosylase F: MHTRLNYILRRICAFTLMTILMVTALVSGCSENEQIPADATNASSSGLPAPTEIPTLTAITVISDTTYFEGPKGADGFEYTLLEKFSREHGYDLNLIIADDEVDLYDAMMKGQADIALPGLPTPFSRQDDVLPVAHIFDVTTQLIYRRGSSRPRAFDDLIGTKIVVRDTEQYRQKYAFLKEHYPELDWQFVDKPFEELVKQVHDGAIDHTLVDSHYYLGLRAIYTRTKVAFDIYYPESLSWLIPPTHDEKLAEDLDIFFEAIKSDGTLNHLNERFFGHADDANPVGSLTFFRRVERRLPRYQDLIEQIATEHNMDWRLLAAVAYQESHWNPRARSQTGVRGMMMLTLGTARDLGIENRLDVASSLRGGATYFNKMRKRLPNTIKEPDRSWFALAAYNVGFGHLIDARTITEFHGADPNRWADVKRYLPLLEKKQWHRFTRHGHARGREPVQYVQNIRHFSDLLEWRFPYSDAEQAAFRQNLDKNRVNERSINIESYEDSVIQKAESEEPVVEKTADNKLTLNISASLTLKTA, encoded by the coding sequence ATGCACACCCGCCTTAACTACATTTTGCGACGGATTTGCGCATTCACTCTGATGACGATTCTGATGGTGACGGCGCTCGTCAGCGGCTGCTCTGAAAACGAGCAGATCCCCGCTGACGCTACCAATGCATCCAGTTCAGGCTTGCCCGCCCCCACAGAAATCCCGACATTAACAGCCATTACCGTCATATCAGACACCACCTACTTTGAAGGCCCAAAAGGGGCCGATGGCTTTGAATATACGCTGCTGGAGAAATTTTCTCGTGAGCATGGCTATGATCTCAATCTCATTATTGCCGACGACGAGGTCGACTTGTACGATGCCATGATGAAGGGCCAGGCCGACATAGCTCTTCCCGGCTTGCCGACCCCCTTTAGTCGACAGGATGACGTACTACCCGTTGCCCACATCTTTGATGTCACAACACAGCTAATCTATCGCCGTGGCAGTAGTCGCCCGCGCGCATTTGACGATTTAATCGGCACAAAAATTGTTGTACGGGACACTGAGCAATACCGGCAAAAATACGCCTTTTTGAAAGAACACTACCCGGAACTCGATTGGCAATTTGTCGACAAGCCATTCGAAGAGCTAGTCAAACAAGTCCACGATGGAGCGATTGACCATACACTGGTTGATTCACACTACTATCTCGGTTTGCGGGCAATTTACACCCGTACCAAGGTCGCCTTTGATATCTACTACCCCGAATCACTGAGCTGGCTTATACCACCCACTCACGATGAAAAACTCGCCGAAGATTTGGACATATTCTTCGAAGCCATTAAATCTGATGGAACATTGAATCATCTCAATGAACGTTTTTTTGGCCACGCCGATGATGCTAACCCAGTCGGCTCGCTTACATTCTTTCGTCGTGTAGAAAGACGCCTGCCTAGGTATCAAGATTTGATCGAACAAATCGCCACTGAACACAATATGGATTGGCGACTATTAGCCGCTGTCGCCTATCAGGAATCACACTGGAACCCGCGTGCACGCAGCCAGACCGGTGTTCGTGGCATGATGATGCTAACACTAGGTACCGCACGGGATCTGGGCATTGAAAACAGACTCGACGTCGCCTCCAGCTTACGTGGTGGCGCAACCTACTTTAACAAGATGCGCAAACGTCTACCTAACACGATCAAAGAGCCGGATCGCAGCTGGTTCGCCTTAGCCGCCTACAATGTCGGTTTTGGTCACCTGATAGACGCACGCACCATCACTGAATTTCATGGCGCCGACCCCAATCGCTGGGCGGACGTAAAACGTTACTTACCGCTACTCGAAAAGAAACAATGGCACCGCTTCACACGACATGGTCACGCGCGTGGTCGCGAACCGGTACAATACGTACAAAACATCCGTCACTTTTCTGACTTGTTAGAATGGCGCTTTCCATACAGTGATGCCGAACAGGCCGCATTTCGTCAAAACCTCGACAAAAACAGGGTTAATGAGCGTAGTATCAATATTGAAAGCTATGAAGATAGTGTGATTCAAAAGGCTGAATCAGAAGAACCCGTTGTTGAAAAAACGGCAGATAACAAACTAACACTCAATATCAGCGCATCTCTCACCCTTAAAACCGCGTAA
- the secF gene encoding Protein translocase subunit SecF yields the protein MKSEKIYNFMGRRYIALGLSVTLLLVSIVSLAVRGLDFGLDFTGGTLIELGYQKEANLSQVREDLEGAGYENAVVQFFGADTDVLVRLQSDDPKLGDKISTLLQKDNPGVELRRVEFVGPQVGEELKEQGGLAMLLALAVVLIYIAMRFQFKFGIGAVGALVHDVIITLGAFSLFQWEFDLTVLAAVLAVIGYSLNDTIVVCDRIRENFRDMRKGESVEVINASLTQTLSRTLMTSITTLIVLIVLFFAGGEMISGFAVALIIGVTIGTYSSIYVAANILLLMHVSREDLIVAVVEKEGEEFDEMP from the coding sequence ATGAAAAGTGAAAAAATATACAACTTTATGGGGCGCCGTTACATCGCCCTTGGATTGTCAGTTACCTTGTTGCTGGTTTCGATCGTTTCCTTGGCTGTTCGTGGTTTGGATTTCGGTTTGGATTTCACCGGCGGTACGTTGATTGAGCTGGGGTATCAAAAAGAAGCCAATCTTTCTCAGGTTCGTGAAGACCTAGAAGGTGCTGGATACGAGAATGCGGTCGTACAGTTCTTCGGTGCGGATACCGATGTACTGGTTCGATTGCAAAGTGATGACCCTAAGCTTGGTGATAAGATATCCACCCTATTGCAGAAGGATAACCCGGGTGTTGAGCTGCGCCGAGTTGAGTTTGTCGGGCCTCAGGTGGGTGAGGAGTTGAAAGAGCAGGGCGGTTTAGCAATGCTGCTGGCGCTTGCAGTGGTATTGATTTATATCGCTATGCGATTCCAGTTTAAATTTGGTATTGGTGCAGTAGGGGCGTTGGTTCACGATGTGATCATTACATTGGGAGCGTTTTCGTTGTTTCAGTGGGAATTTGACCTGACGGTATTGGCGGCTGTACTGGCCGTTATCGGTTACTCGTTGAACGATACTATCGTTGTTTGTGATCGTATCCGGGAAAACTTCCGTGATATGCGTAAAGGTGAATCTGTTGAAGTGATCAATGCATCACTGACACAGACTCTCAGTCGTACATTGATGACATCGATTACCACATTGATTGTGTTGATCGTACTGTTTTTTGCTGGCGGTGAGATGATTAGTGGCTTTGCCGTTGCGTTGATTATCGGTGTGACGATTGGTACTTACTCATCTATCTATGTGGCCGCGAACATCCTGCTGCTGATGCATGTCTCTCGTGAAGATCTGATTGTTGCGGTTGTTGAGAAGGAAGGTGAAGAGTTTGATGAAATGCCCTAA
- the purL gene encoding Phosphoribosylformylglycinamidine synthase, whose amino-acid sequence MLIIPGSSALSEFRRDKLQQNLREQLGCDVVVSAQFMHFAEVSTELDADERQVLEALLEYGPAAEAVSTDGELFLVVPRLGTISPWSSKASDIAKNCGLNKVDRIERGVAYYITHTRGGDDASRVIAALLHDRMVETVLDSNAAAAGLFEHGEPSPMLQVPVLARGRDALVVANGQLGLALADDEIDYLTERFVELGRDPNDVELMMFAQANSEHCRHKIFNASWEVDGECQDKSLFGMIKNTYQNSPENVLSAYADNASVISGSVAGRFYPDPATGEYGFHKEPIHILMKVETHNHPTAIAPFAGAGTGSGGEIRDEGAVGRGSKPKVGLTGFSVSNLNIPGFGQPWEAEYGKPGRIVSALDIMIEGPIGGAAFNNEFGRPNICGYFRTYENSVLSVNGEEVRGYHKPIMIAGGMGNIKEEHIDKPEFDAGTQLVVLGGPAMLIGLGGGAASSVSSGSSDEQLDFASVQRQNPEMERRCQEVIDRCWAMGADNPIAFIHDVGAGGLSNAFPELAKDGGCGASFELRKVPNDESSMSPLAIWCNESQERYVIAVTTENLPVFEAICQRERCLYAVVGEAQEDKHISVNDTHFDNKPVDLPMDVLFGKAPKMHRTYERTSVEHAAFESANIDINDALDRVLTLPAVASKQFLITIGDRSVTGMVARDQMVGPWQVPVADVAVTTTAYDVFTGEAMAMGERTPLALLDAPASGRMAIAESLMNIAAAPIAQMSDIKLSANWMAAAGYGSEDQALFETCYAIGMELCPQLGIAVPVGKDSMSMRTVWQDGDEQKAVTAPLSLIISAFAPVTDVRQVQTPQLRMDRGDSTLLLIDLAAGQSRLGGSCLAQTYQSLGNQAPDLDDVNRFKAAFDALQSCVSQSLISAYHDRSDGGLIVTLLEMAFAGHCGLDVDVSALGDDAVAALFNEELGAVVQVPNDNLDAVNTVFRDHGVEAVLKAVGRPVAGDSVVVRANGADLIAGKRSVYHARWAETSYRIQSLRDNPACAEQEFAKITTDDAGISPVVPFDVNDDVAAELIASGVRPKVAILREQGVNGQIEMAAAYTRAGFAAVDVHMSDIIAGRIDLADFVGLVACGGFSYGDVLGAGEGWAKTVLYNQELRAAFKAFFHRTDTFALGVCNGCQMMSQLKELIPGADHWPRFVRNTSEQFEARFSQVEITESASILLQGMQGAVIPVAVAHGEGLAEFVSTDAVSAVSDQVALRYVDAAHKATEMYPDNPNGSPQGITGLCSEDGRVTIMMPHPERVFRAVSNSWAPDAWQEDGPWMRMFRNARVWVG is encoded by the coding sequence ATGCTGATTATTCCTGGCAGTTCCGCATTATCAGAATTTCGTCGTGACAAGCTGCAGCAGAATCTACGTGAGCAATTGGGCTGTGATGTTGTTGTATCCGCCCAGTTTATGCACTTTGCTGAAGTCTCCACTGAGCTCGATGCGGATGAGCGTCAGGTGCTGGAAGCGCTGCTTGAGTATGGCCCGGCGGCGGAAGCAGTGAGCACTGACGGTGAATTATTTCTGGTTGTTCCGCGTCTGGGTACGATCTCGCCGTGGTCCAGTAAAGCGAGTGATATTGCCAAAAACTGTGGATTAAACAAGGTCGACCGTATTGAGCGTGGTGTTGCGTATTACATTACGCACACCCGCGGCGGAGATGATGCGTCGCGAGTTATTGCTGCGTTGTTGCACGATCGTATGGTTGAAACCGTTTTGGATTCGAACGCAGCGGCGGCCGGGTTGTTTGAACACGGTGAACCTTCGCCGATGCTGCAGGTGCCTGTGCTAGCGCGGGGGCGTGATGCATTGGTTGTCGCCAATGGCCAATTGGGTCTGGCGCTGGCAGATGACGAGATCGACTATTTAACCGAGCGTTTTGTCGAGCTTGGCCGTGACCCTAATGATGTTGAATTGATGATGTTTGCGCAGGCAAACTCAGAGCATTGTCGCCACAAGATTTTCAATGCCAGTTGGGAAGTTGATGGTGAGTGTCAAGATAAATCACTGTTCGGCATGATCAAAAACACCTATCAAAATAGCCCTGAAAACGTTTTGTCAGCATATGCGGATAATGCATCGGTTATTTCCGGTAGTGTCGCAGGACGTTTTTATCCTGACCCAGCAACCGGCGAGTACGGTTTTCATAAAGAGCCGATACATATATTAATGAAGGTCGAAACTCATAACCATCCGACGGCTATTGCACCGTTTGCCGGTGCAGGCACAGGTTCTGGTGGTGAGATTCGTGATGAAGGCGCTGTGGGTCGTGGCTCCAAGCCAAAGGTGGGTCTGACCGGTTTTAGCGTTTCGAATTTGAATATTCCAGGCTTTGGTCAGCCTTGGGAAGCTGAATACGGTAAGCCTGGTCGTATCGTATCCGCCCTGGATATCATGATTGAAGGGCCGATTGGTGGCGCTGCATTCAATAACGAATTTGGTCGTCCGAATATTTGTGGTTACTTCCGCACCTACGAAAACTCAGTGCTGTCAGTTAACGGTGAAGAAGTACGCGGTTATCACAAGCCCATTATGATTGCCGGTGGCATGGGTAATATTAAAGAAGAGCATATTGATAAGCCTGAGTTTGATGCGGGCACTCAATTGGTTGTGCTGGGCGGCCCTGCCATGTTGATTGGATTGGGCGGCGGTGCGGCATCGTCTGTGTCATCCGGAAGCTCTGATGAGCAGCTTGATTTTGCATCGGTTCAGCGTCAAAACCCTGAGATGGAACGTCGTTGTCAGGAGGTTATTGATCGCTGCTGGGCTATGGGGGCAGATAACCCGATTGCGTTTATCCACGATGTGGGCGCAGGCGGTTTATCCAACGCGTTTCCTGAATTAGCGAAAGATGGCGGATGTGGCGCTAGCTTTGAGCTGCGTAAGGTGCCGAATGATGAATCTTCAATGTCACCGTTGGCCATTTGGTGTAATGAATCTCAAGAGCGTTACGTCATTGCAGTGACGACAGAAAATTTGCCGGTATTTGAGGCCATTTGTCAGCGTGAGCGCTGTCTCTATGCCGTTGTGGGTGAAGCGCAAGAAGACAAACATATCTCGGTAAACGACACACACTTTGATAACAAACCAGTTGATCTGCCGATGGATGTGCTGTTTGGTAAAGCGCCGAAGATGCACCGTACCTATGAACGCACAAGTGTTGAGCATGCGGCGTTTGAGTCGGCCAATATTGATATCAATGACGCTTTAGATCGTGTCTTAACGCTGCCGGCAGTTGCTAGTAAGCAATTTTTAATCACCATTGGTGATCGTTCTGTCACCGGTATGGTTGCGCGTGACCAGATGGTGGGGCCATGGCAGGTACCTGTTGCGGATGTTGCGGTAACTACCACGGCATATGATGTTTTCACCGGTGAGGCAATGGCAATGGGTGAGCGCACCCCGTTAGCATTGTTAGATGCACCGGCCTCCGGTCGCATGGCTATCGCAGAGTCGCTGATGAATATTGCTGCTGCACCGATTGCACAAATGTCTGATATCAAGTTGTCGGCAAACTGGATGGCAGCAGCCGGCTATGGCAGTGAAGACCAAGCACTGTTTGAAACCTGCTATGCGATTGGTATGGAATTGTGTCCGCAGCTGGGTATTGCAGTGCCTGTGGGTAAGGATTCGATGTCCATGCGTACCGTTTGGCAGGATGGTGACGAGCAAAAGGCCGTTACTGCGCCGTTGTCGTTGATAATTTCTGCCTTTGCACCGGTAACCGATGTACGCCAGGTACAAACGCCTCAGCTGCGTATGGATCGCGGTGACTCTACGTTGTTGTTGATTGATCTTGCAGCAGGGCAATCACGCTTGGGCGGTTCTTGTTTGGCGCAAACCTACCAATCTTTGGGTAATCAAGCACCGGATCTTGATGATGTTAACCGATTCAAAGCGGCCTTTGATGCGTTACAGTCGTGTGTCAGCCAGTCATTGATTAGCGCTTATCACGATCGTTCGGATGGCGGTTTAATCGTCACACTGTTGGAAATGGCATTTGCTGGGCACTGTGGCTTGGATGTTGATGTGTCTGCACTGGGTGATGATGCTGTTGCAGCTTTGTTCAATGAAGAGTTGGGTGCGGTTGTGCAAGTGCCTAACGATAATCTTGATGCGGTGAATACGGTATTCCGTGATCATGGTGTTGAGGCGGTGCTGAAGGCTGTTGGGCGCCCTGTGGCTGGTGATAGTGTTGTGGTTCGTGCCAATGGTGCGGATCTTATTGCCGGCAAGCGTTCGGTTTATCATGCGCGCTGGGCAGAAACCAGTTATCGAATTCAGTCACTGCGTGACAACCCTGCTTGTGCCGAGCAGGAATTTGCCAAGATAACCACAGACGATGCAGGTATTAGCCCTGTTGTGCCTTTCGATGTGAATGACGATGTTGCCGCTGAGCTGATCGCCTCTGGGGTTCGTCCCAAAGTCGCCATTTTGCGTGAACAAGGGGTTAACGGGCAGATCGAAATGGCTGCCGCATATACCCGGGCAGGGTTTGCAGCGGTTGATGTACATATGAGTGATATCATTGCGGGTCGCATCGATTTGGCCGATTTTGTTGGTTTAGTTGCTTGTGGTGGCTTCTCTTATGGCGATGTTCTTGGTGCGGGTGAAGGCTGGGCGAAAACAGTGCTTTATAATCAGGAATTACGTGCTGCATTTAAAGCGTTCTTCCATCGCACTGACACATTTGCTCTGGGCGTTTGTAATGGTTGCCAGATGATGTCGCAGCTAAAAGAGCTGATTCCGGGTGCTGATCACTGGCCGCGTTTTGTGCGTAATACCTCTGAACAGTTCGAAGCACGCTTTTCACAGGTTGAAATTACAGAATCTGCCTCAATCTTACTCCAAGGCATGCAGGGCGCGGTGATTCCGGTTGCTGTGGCTCATGGTGAAGGGCTTGCTGAGTTTGTATCAACAGATGCTGTTTCTGCGGTCAGTGACCAAGTTGCTCTGCGTTATGTGGATGCTGCGCACAAGGCGACTGAAATGTATCCGGATAATCCTAACGGCTCGCCTCAGGGTATTACCGGTTTGTGTTCCGAGGATGGTCGTGTAACTATCATGATGCCGCATCCGGAGCGGGTTTTCCGCGCCGTATCTAATTCGTGGGCACCGGATGCTTGGCAAGAAGACGGCCCATGGATGCGTATGTTCCGTAATGCACGTGTCTGGGTTGGCTAA
- the pdxH gene encoding Pyridoxine/pyridoxamine 5'-phosphate oxidase: MDLSEARREYTMGGLRRNDLPEHPESLFEHWLKQAIDAEINDPTAMTIATVDADGQPFQRIVLLKHFDKNGFVFYTNLGSRKAQQLQNNARISLHFPWHMLERQVHVTGTAERVPTHEVLRYFSSRPKESQLAAWASQQSERLSARKLLETKFVELKMKFENHEVPLPTFWGGFRVNVSSMEFWQGGEHRLHDRFLYTRSDATWDISRLAP; encoded by the coding sequence ATGGATCTTTCAGAGGCCAGGCGCGAGTACACCATGGGCGGTTTGCGTCGCAATGACCTGCCCGAACACCCGGAAAGCTTGTTTGAACACTGGCTAAAACAGGCCATTGACGCCGAGATCAACGACCCAACAGCGATGACCATCGCTACCGTCGATGCTGACGGCCAACCTTTCCAACGCATCGTATTACTCAAACACTTCGACAAAAACGGCTTCGTTTTCTACACCAACCTCGGCTCACGAAAAGCCCAACAGCTGCAAAACAACGCACGCATCAGCCTGCACTTCCCTTGGCATATGCTGGAACGACAAGTACACGTAACGGGAACTGCTGAGCGGGTACCAACACACGAAGTGCTTCGCTATTTCTCTTCACGTCCCAAGGAAAGCCAATTGGCAGCATGGGCCAGCCAGCAGAGCGAACGTCTATCTGCACGAAAACTGCTTGAAACTAAGTTCGTTGAACTGAAAATGAAATTCGAAAACCATGAAGTGCCACTGCCCACGTTCTGGGGAGGGTTTCGCGTCAACGTCAGTAGTATGGAGTTTTGGCAAGGTGGCGAACACCGCTTGCATGACCGCTTCTTGTACACACGCTCAGATGCTACTTGGGACATTTCTCGACTAGCCCCTTAA
- the secD gene encoding Protein translocase subunit SecD: MNKYPLWKYLLVLFVLAIGIIYSAPNLYPPDPSVQISGSSGGQILGPNVERSALDALKAAGIEHKSVELEQSSILIRLNHMDDQLRAKKVVEQALKHDYVVALNLAPTTPEWLEAIGAEPMKLGLDLSGGVHFLLEVDTNFAIQKRIDGYRGEIQKLLREERIRGVITEQALKVVGKFKTEELRDKAVAVVAKQSRELSVAEREEGGQYLVEWYLSEAKAKEIANQAVSQNLTALRNRVNELGVSEPLVQKQGTNRIVVELPGIQDSATAKRIIGKTANLEFRLESNGKGPSQTFEFRNGDSRRRQAALERSVVITGDQVSTASTSFDENGRAQVNITLDSRGGRQMHAATKNNIGRGLGVLFIERKYKTRTVTAEDGKQELERIPYYDKKIISLATVQSALGVQFRITGLDSPQEARELALLLRAGALVAPVDFAEERTIGPSLGEQNIAKGINAVMIGMGLVLLFMFAYYKVFGLFANVALVMNLVVLVAVMSIISATLTLPGIAGIVLTVGMAVDANVLIFERIKEEIRNGLSPAQAIGAGYDRAFVTIMDSNITTLLVAIILYAMGSGPIKGFAVTLSIGILTSMFTAIIGTRALVSLVYGNRSIKKLAI, from the coding sequence ATGAATAAATATCCTTTATGGAAGTACTTGCTGGTACTTTTTGTGCTGGCGATCGGCATCATATATTCAGCACCGAATTTATACCCGCCGGATCCTTCCGTGCAAATATCTGGCTCCAGCGGTGGCCAGATTTTGGGGCCGAATGTCGAGCGCAGTGCTTTGGACGCATTGAAAGCTGCTGGCATCGAACATAAATCGGTGGAGTTGGAGCAATCATCCATTCTGATTCGTTTGAATCACATGGATGATCAGTTGCGTGCGAAAAAAGTCGTCGAGCAAGCATTAAAACACGATTACGTAGTTGCATTGAATTTAGCGCCAACGACACCTGAGTGGCTTGAAGCAATAGGGGCTGAGCCTATGAAGCTGGGTCTGGATTTGAGTGGCGGTGTGCACTTCTTGCTTGAGGTTGATACCAATTTTGCTATTCAGAAGCGCATCGATGGCTACCGCGGTGAAATTCAAAAGTTACTTCGCGAAGAACGTATCCGTGGTGTTATCACCGAACAAGCATTGAAGGTTGTTGGTAAATTCAAAACAGAAGAACTGCGTGATAAAGCGGTTGCTGTAGTCGCTAAGCAAAGCCGCGAACTCAGTGTTGCTGAGCGCGAAGAAGGCGGCCAATATCTGGTTGAATGGTACTTGAGTGAAGCTAAGGCTAAAGAAATCGCCAATCAGGCAGTGTCTCAAAACCTCACTGCATTGCGTAACCGAGTGAACGAGTTAGGTGTTTCTGAGCCATTGGTGCAGAAGCAGGGAACAAACCGGATCGTCGTTGAATTACCGGGAATTCAGGATTCTGCAACGGCAAAACGAATTATTGGTAAGACCGCTAACCTAGAGTTCCGCCTTGAATCCAATGGTAAGGGCCCGAGCCAAACGTTTGAGTTTCGAAATGGAGATAGCCGCCGCCGTCAGGCCGCGTTAGAACGTTCTGTAGTGATTACCGGTGATCAAGTTTCTACGGCAAGCACCAGCTTTGATGAAAATGGTCGAGCACAGGTCAACATTACATTGGATAGCCGTGGTGGCCGTCAAATGCATGCAGCGACCAAAAACAATATTGGTCGTGGCCTTGGCGTGTTGTTTATTGAACGTAAATACAAGACGCGTACCGTCACTGCAGAAGACGGTAAGCAAGAATTAGAGCGCATTCCGTACTACGACAAGAAGATTATCAGCCTTGCTACGGTTCAGTCAGCGTTAGGTGTTCAGTTCCGTATTACTGGCCTTGATTCTCCACAAGAAGCGCGTGAACTTGCACTGTTGTTGCGTGCGGGTGCATTGGTAGCCCCTGTAGACTTTGCTGAAGAGCGAACGATTGGCCCATCATTGGGTGAGCAGAATATTGCCAAGGGTATCAATGCAGTGATGATTGGTATGGGTCTTGTGCTGCTATTTATGTTTGCGTATTACAAGGTCTTTGGTCTTTTTGCCAACGTTGCTTTGGTGATGAACCTGGTTGTGCTGGTTGCAGTGATGTCGATTATTTCAGCCACGCTGACTTTGCCGGGTATTGCCGGTATCGTCTTGACGGTGGGTATGGCGGTTGATGCCAACGTACTAATATTCGAGCGAATAAAAGAAGAGATCCGCAACGGGCTATCGCCGGCTCAGGCGATAGGTGCCGGTTACGATAGGGCGTTCGTAACTATCATGGATTCCAACATTACCACGCTGTTGGTGGCAATTATTCTGTATGCCATGGGCTCAGGGCCAATTAAAGGCTTCGCGGTAACATTGTCTATCGGTATTCTGACTTCCATGTTTACCGCCATCATCGGCACACGAGCCTTAGTTAGTCTTGTGTATGGTAACCGTTCCATTAAGAAACTGGCGATTTGA
- the tadA_2 gene encoding tRNA-specific adenosine deaminase yields MQDTNAEYWMAKALKLAEQAASCGEVPVGAIVVCDGQVIGQGYNQPIGACDPTAHAEVIALRDAARRLGNYRLVDCDLYVTLEPCSMCAGAILHARIKHLYYGATEPKSGVVASRQQFFDLDFLNYSVEVTGGVLADRASQQLSDFFRIRREQKKALKRSLLGDSDV; encoded by the coding sequence ATGCAAGATACCAATGCCGAATACTGGATGGCGAAAGCGCTAAAGTTGGCTGAACAGGCAGCTTCATGCGGTGAAGTACCAGTGGGTGCCATTGTTGTATGTGATGGTCAGGTTATTGGTCAAGGATATAACCAGCCCATCGGCGCATGCGATCCGACAGCGCATGCAGAGGTTATAGCGTTGCGTGATGCAGCTCGTCGACTGGGTAATTACCGGCTGGTGGACTGCGACTTGTATGTCACGTTAGAGCCTTGCTCGATGTGCGCCGGCGCTATCTTGCATGCGCGTATTAAACATCTCTATTACGGCGCAACTGAGCCGAAGTCTGGCGTCGTTGCCTCACGTCAGCAATTTTTTGATCTCGACTTTCTTAACTATTCCGTTGAGGTGACTGGCGGTGTGTTGGCCGATAGGGCGAGTCAGCAACTCAGTGATTTCTTTCGGATACGTCGTGAGCAAAAGAAGGCGTTAAAGCGTTCTTTACTTGGCGATAGTGACGTATAG